From one Triticum aestivum cultivar Chinese Spring chromosome 4B, IWGSC CS RefSeq v2.1, whole genome shotgun sequence genomic stretch:
- the LOC123091023 gene encoding protein argonaute 18, giving the protein MDRYQRVERPRPESAIAENEIRITAQGLIRNYVSYATSLLQDRKIKEIVLKAMGQAISKSVAVTEIIKKRVPGLYQDTNISSVSITDVWEPIEEGLVPLEMTRHVSMISITLSPVELDQNSPGYQSPAYVDQPRQQQRLQQAPAPMRQPRQQPSDYEDSYVRGRGRGRGRGRGRGWGRGGYGGYGNNQGGYNQGGYNQGGYNQGGYNQDGGYYDNQGGYNQDGGYYDNQGGYGGGYGYNQGRQGNYQENGGYNRGRGGMRGRGNWSYRGGYERGRGGGAPGGRGYDGGRGYDQAPAGRGYGGGRGYEGGRGYDQAPAGRGYEGGRGYDQAPAGRGGYEGGRGYGRARGRMARGRGY; this is encoded by the exons ATGGACAGGTACCAGAGGGTGGAGCGGCCGCGGCCCGAGTCGGCCATCGCCGAGAACGAGATCCGAATCACCGCCCAGGGGCTTATCCGCAACTATGTCTCCTACGCCACGTCCCTCCTCCAG GACCGGAAGATTAAAGAGATTGTTCTGAAAGCCATGGGACAGGCAATCAGTAAGTCTGTTGCTGTCACAGAGATTATCAAG AAAAGAGTACCGGGGTTGTACCAAGATACTAACATCAGCTCTGTCAGCATAACTGATGTCTGGGAACCTATTGAAGAAGGCCTTGTCCC ACTGGAGATGACTCGCCATGTTTCAATGATTTCTATTACTTTGTCTCCAGTAGAGCTGGACCAAAATTCCCCAGG GTATCAAAGCCCAGCTTATGTTGACCAGCCCAGGCAACAGCAGCGCCTCCAGCAGGCACCAGCACCGATGCGTCAACCTCGCCAACAGCCATCTGATTATGAAG ACTCCTATGTGCGGGGTCGTGGCAGAGGAAGGGGCCGTGGACGTGGTAGGGGTTGGGGTAGAGGAGGTTATGGCGGATATGGAAACAACCAAGGTGGGTACAACCAAGGTGGGTACAATCAAGGTGGATACAATCAAGGCGGGTACAACCAAGATGGTGGGTACTATGATAATCAAGGCGGATACAACCAAGATGGTGGGTACTATGATAATCAAGGTGGGTATGGCGGTGGATATGGCTACAACCAAGGCCGGCAAGGAAACTACCAAG AAAATGGTGGATATAACCGAGGACGGGGTGGTATGCGTGGAAGAGGCAATTGGAGTTACCGCGGGG GATATGAGCGTGGCAGGGGTGGCGGTGCCCCAGGTGGGAGGGGATATGATGGTGGAAGGGGATATGACCAAGCTCCTGCTGGAAGGGGCTACGGAGGTGGAAGGGGATATGAAGGTGGAAGGGGATATGACCAAGCCCCTGCTGGAAGGGGATACGAAGGCGGAAGGGGATATGACCAAGCTCCCGCTGGGAGGGGGGGATACGAGGGCGGAAGGGGGTATGGAAGGGCTCGGGGAAGAATGGCTCGTGGGCGAGGGTACTGA